One Candidatus Paceibacterota bacterium genomic window carries:
- a CDS encoding TRIC cation channel family protein, translating into MYILDLIGTLAFAVAGAFKARGRELNVFGVVLLGVITAVGGGTFRDLVIGRTPVFYLKDPNYLLVAVIGSIATYLVPHVFKKWFTFFRFLDSIGLAAFSIIGTSVTYNYLFNDNGHGIIVPLVCIFMGMFTGFGGGVLRDAVMGDAPFAFHKKSGYIMAAFAGAVTFYFLMFINISVAIFISIATTLTLREILSKYGLYKKYFKKYELQT; encoded by the coding sequence ATGTATATCCTTGATCTAATTGGAACATTAGCATTCGCTGTAGCCGGGGCTTTTAAGGCTCGGGGGCGCGAGTTGAATGTTTTTGGAGTAGTGCTTTTAGGAGTTATTACTGCGGTAGGCGGGGGAACTTTTCGGGATTTAGTTATCGGGCGCACGCCAGTTTTTTATCTCAAAGATCCGAATTATCTTTTGGTTGCGGTTATTGGGAGCATCGCGACCTATCTGGTACCGCATGTTTTTAAGAAATGGTTTACCTTTTTCCGTTTTTTGGATTCAATCGGCTTGGCCGCTTTTTCGATTATTGGAACTTCCGTAACTTATAATTATTTATTTAATGACAATGGCCATGGAATTATTGTTCCGTTAGTGTGTATTTTTATGGGGATGTTTACCGGTTTTGGAGGCGGAGTGCTTCGCGATGCAGTGATGGGTGATGCGCCATTCGCTTTTCATAAAAAATCCGGTTATATTATGGCGGCTTTTGCAGGTGCTGTCACTTTTTATTTTTTAATGTTTATAAATATTAGTGTTGCGATTTTTATCTCCATTGCAACTACTTTGACTTTGCGGGAAATATTATCGAAGTACGGTCTTTATAAAAAATATTTTAAAAAATATGAATTACAAACATAA